The sequence below is a genomic window from Photobacterium atrarenae.
TATGATATTCAAACCCAATCGCCGCTCCTGCCGGCCCACCAGGCGCAATTCGAACAGTCACTCTTTTCAACCTCCATGGCGGCACTGGACCACTGGACCGTTCCTGACGAGATCAAGCACCACTACGCCAGCCTGATCACGCGCTGGGAGTCGCTGCATCCCCTGCTTCACAGCGGCGAGTCGCAAGGGTTTCTCGATGAAATGGTCAGCTTCGTCGATGATATCGACCGCTTTGTCTTCGAATTGCAGGAGTTTTCAGAGATCAAGCTGCAAATCCTGTCCATCACCGGCGGACTCGGGCTCAGCCTGATCCTGCTGGTGGCGCTGTTCACCATTCACTTTACCCAACGCAAGATCGTCTCCCCGCTCAACCAGCTGGTCACGGCCAGTGAGCAGATCCAAAGCGGCCAGTTCGATGTTAAGCTGGCAGTGAAAAGTGACAATGAACTGGGGGTTCTGGCCGGGACGTTCAGCCAGATGGCCACAGAGCTGGGCAAACTTTATCGCGGCCTGGAAAAAACAGTCGATGAGAAGACCCGCCGCCTGCGCCATGCCAATGACTCACTGCAAGTGCTCTACCAATGCTCACAGGAGCTGTCGGTCAGCCGCTTATCATCGCAGCATTTCTCAGCCATGCTCGATACCCTCATCAACATCGAAGGGCTGACCGCTGCCAAGCTGGTGATCGATGAGAGCAACGGACGCAATACAGAAATCACCGCCGGCACCCCGGGCGACAGTACCTGGCATTACCAGGATCTGGATCTGGACGGCCACATTCTCGGTCAATTGTGGTGGCAGTACACCTTGCCCTGTCCGGACAAGAGCCTGATAGATAACCTGGCCCGCACCCTGGCGCGCGGGATTTACTACAACCGGGCACAGAAGCAGGCGGAGCAACTATTACTGATGGAAGAGCGGGCGACCATTGCCCGGGAATTACATGACTCACTGGCGCAATCCCTGTCTTATCTCAAAATCCAGATGACCTTACTCAAACGCCAGCTCGACAGCCGCCAGCATGACAGCGCGATGGCAATCATCGGCGAAATCGATCAGAGCCTGTCCGGGGCATACACCCAACTGCGGGAGCTGCTCAGTACCTTCCGCCTGACGATCAAGGAAGCAAACTTCGGCGAAGCACTGGTTGAAATGCTCAAACCACTCGATGAGCAAACAGATGCTATGCTCATCATAGAGAACCACTTGTCATCGCTGAACCTGGATGCCCACCACCAGGTCCACCTGCTCCAGTTGATCCGTGAAGCGGTGCTCAATGCCATCAAACATGCCGGGGCTGATGAGATCACGGTGCATTGCGAGCAGCGCGGCGAGCTGGTCAAAATTGAAGTTACCGATGACGGCCGGGGTTTTGACCCGGCCGATGAAAAACGCAATCACTACGGACTTGCCATCATGACCGAGCGCGCATCCCGCCTCAATGGCGAGCTTTCGATTCACACCACCCAAGGCACAGGCTGTAAAGTCGCCTTAAGCTTTACACTGGAGCCTCAAGGATTATAACGATGACACACTGGAAATTAATGATCGTGGATGATCACCCTCTGATCCGCCGGGGGATCAGCCAACTGCTGAGCTTTGAACCGGAATTTGACATTATCGCCGAAGCCAGTAACGGCTCCGATGCCGTGCGGCTCGCCGGGGACCACGAGCCCGATCTGATCCTGTTGGATCTGAATATGAAAGGGATGTCAGGACTCGACACCCTGCGCGCCATGCGCGCGGAAGGCATTGCAGCCCGTATCGTCGTCCTGACCGTATCCGACAGCCGCGCCGATATCCGGGCACTAGTGAACGCCGGGGCCGACGGCTATCTGCTCAAAGATACCGAACCGGACCAGCTGGTTGAATTATTGAAACAAGCCTTGCACGGCGGCAAAGCCTACAGCGATTTGGTGAAAGAATACCTCGAAGACAGCACTGAAGACGAGTCACTGCTCGATGCTTTGACTGACCGGGAGATGCAGATCCTACGCGAAGTGGCGAAAGGACACCGCAATCGCCAGATTGCCGAGTCGCTATATATCTCAGAAGCCACCGTTAAGGTGCATATGAAAAGCCTGCTAAAGAAATTACAGGTGAAGTCGCGCACGGCGGCGACAGTGCTCTATCTGGAAACCCAGGGGCAATAGCAACCGGCAACCTGAAACGCCGACGGGCAGTGAGCATACTGCCCTTCGGTCGGCACGTCGCCATCACGGGAAGTGCTAGCTGGAAACAGACGTAATAATATCCTGCTCTTTCGACACCACCCACTGCAAATCAAACGGCCCCCAGTCACTCAGCTGGTAGTAGCCGTCATTATGGCGTTTGCCATCCTGAACAAAAGCAAGTTCAATCCCGAAACCGGGCAGTGCCTTGAGCACATCCTGAATCGTACGACGCGGCCAGCCGGTAATTTCAATCAGCTTCGGCACATTCGGTCGCTCGACTTGCTCGACCAATAAGGCTAAATATAAACGACGGGCAAAAACCGGATTCAATTCCATTGAGACCTCCATTCTGTGATGGTTAGTTATTATTCCGACTTCTGCTTTGGGGATGTTGCGTTTGATCAAAATGAAGTGATATTTCGCAGCTGTGGCACTCATTTCACGATGAAGGGCGAATTTCAGGACTTTTCGCCCTCAGACAGGGCCGCTGGTTGCACACGCAAAAAATATCGCCGGGCGCAAAGGCCCGGCGATATCATACGAAGTCACAGGCTCAGAAACTGTAGCCGGCAGACAGCATGAAGACCCAAGGATCAATTTCGGTATTGATGGAGACTTTATCGGCGCCCGCGTTGAAGGTCACATCAGTTTCAATATCGGCATACCAAACTGACGCGCCCAAATACCAGTTATCTTTCACCCGATAATCCAGGCCGACATTGGCCGCCAGGCCCCAGGAGTCATCCAGCGACAGATTGTCTAGCCCCAACCCTTTGGCTTGACTATTAAAGTCTTCATTAAAGAAGGTGGTGTAGTTCAGGCCGGCCCCGACATACGGGCGGAACTTGCTGTTGCTGTCCATGAAGTAGTACTGCAACATCAGGGTTGGTGGCAGGTGTTCGACTTCCGCGATATCGCCCAGTGGGCCTAAAGAAACAGTGTGCTTAAACGGGGTCGCAGCCAGGAGTTCAACACTGATGTTATCGGTCAGCATATAGCCGACGGTCAGCCCCAGTTGGGTGTCGGAATCAATCCCGAACTCACCAAAACCCAGAACATCATCGCTGCTTTCATTCGGCGAAACCGTCGCCGCGCCGGCACGAACCAGAATGTCACCTTGCTGGTGAGCAAGCGCTTGCGGAGCAATAGTCATTGCAGCCAGCACAGCTGCAGCACAAATCGTTGTTTTCATTATAATTGACTCCATCCTTTTGAAGATCCCATCAAGGGAATAAATTGAGCTTCTTACTGAACGGAGCCAAATGTAACGGGATTGAAACCTGGCTGTATTGATTGAAATCAAATTAAAAAAATTAACACCAACAAATAACTTTTGATACAGATCAACAACTTATAAGCAAGAATTTCCCACATCTCCCAAGACTGCGCAACTGTTACTTGTTCCACGCATTTTATGCTACATGACTCGCAGTTATTTATTGATCTGGCACAAAATCACATTCCGGAAAAATCACAATAACCACTTGTTTTGTATTGTTAAATATCCCGGCACACCAGGCCGTATCAAGGCTGACGGTGAATTCACCGCCCGTCATCAAGACCATTGCGAAGCCCTGACATTCTCGTTATAAAGGAAGGCCTAGCGATAACAACCAAAAGTCAGCCTGATTATGAGTACAATTGCCTACGGCATTAAGAATTGCGATACCATCAAAAAAATGAAGAAGTGGCTGGAAGCAGAGAACATTGACTACCGCTTCCATGACTACCGTGTGGACGGCCTGGATCCGGCCCTGCTGGAAACGTTTGAGGCCCAACTGGGTTGGGAGGCCATGGTGAACAAACGCGGCACCACCTACCGTCAGCTGAGCGACGAGCAAAAATCCGGCCTGAACCGCGACACCGCCCTGGCCCTGATGCTGGAACACCCGGCGATGATCAAGCGCCCGCTGCTGGTTCACGACGACAGCTATCACCTCGGCTTTAAGCCGGAGCAATACCAAGCTATTTTCCACGCCAACCAATAAATAAGGATACAAGGATGTCAGACAGCCCGGTTATCGCTCTGGCGAAAGACCTGATCAGCCGCATTTCCGTGACCCCGGAAGATGCCGGCTGCCAGGACGTGATGATTGAACGTCTTGAAAAGCTCGGCTTCAACATCGAGACCATGATTTTTGAAGATACCACCAACCTGTGGGCACGCCGCGGCACTGAGGCACCACTGCTGGTGTTTGCCGGGCACACCGATGTCGTCCCGGCCGGGCCGTCAGAGCTTTGGCATACCCCGCCGTTTGAACCCACCATTATCGATGGTTACCTCCATGGCCGTGGCGCCGCCGATATGAAAGGCTCCCTGGCCTGCTTCGTCGTCGCCATTGAGCGCTTTCTGGCAGAAAACCCGGATCATCCGGGCTCCATCGGCCTGCTGATCACCTCGGACGAAGAAGGGCCGTTTATCAACGGAACCACCCGGGTGATCGATACCCTCGAAGCGCGCAATGAAAAAATCGACATGTGTATTGTCGGTGAGCCCTCCAGTACCCATTTCGTGGGTGATGTGGTGAAAAACGGCCGGCGCGGCTCAATCACCGGGGATATCACCATCAAAGGGACCCAGGGCCATGTTGCGTACCCGCACCTGGCAGATAACCCGGTCCACCGGGCGATGCCGGCGCTGGCAGAACTGGCCGCGACCACCTGGGACAACGGCAACGATTATTTCCCGCCGACCAGCTTCCAGATTGCCAATTTACAAGCCGGTACCGGCGCGTCGAACGTGATCCCGGGCGAGTTCCATGTCCAGTTCAATTTCCGCTTCAGCACTGAGCTGACTGCCGACGATATCAAGCGCAAAGTGCATTCCGTGCTTGATGCCCATGGCCTGGACTATGATCTGAAGTGGACCTTCAGCGGCCACCCGTTCCTCACCGATGAAGGGACGCTGCTGGAAGCCGCGGTCGAAGCAATTGAAGAGGTTAACCACCAGAAGCCGGAGCTGCTCACCACCGGCGGCACCTCAGACGGACGCTTTATCGCCCGGACCGGAGCCCAGGTTGTGGAGCTGGGACCAGTGAACGCTACCATTCATAAAGTGAACGAATGCGTTAAAGTGGCGGATCTGGAAAAGCTGACCGATATGTATCAGAAAATCCTGGAAAAATCCCTGTAATGACAGCACCCACTGACGCCCGGCCGCTCACGGCCGGGCAACTTACCGGCCAATCGGAAACCCATCTTGTCAGCCACCAGCAGTACCAGCTACACCGTGAGACCCGCCCGGCATTGCAAGCCTTGCAACAGGCTGCCAAAGAAGCCGGATTCGATCTCAAAATCGCCAGCGCGTTTCGCAGTTTCGAACGCCAGCTGATGATTTGGAATCACAAGTTTGATGGCAACCGACCCCTATTGGACAGCAACAGCCAGCCGGTAGACGCAGCAGCGCTGAGCGAGATAGAGCGCATTCATACCATCATGCGCTGGTCGGCCCTGCCCGGCGCCAGCCGCCATCACTGGGGCACGGACCTTGATGTTTATGCGGCCAACTGTCTGCCGGACGGAGCCAGCCTGCAATTAGAGCCCTGGGAATATGCCCCGGGCGGCCATCAGGCCGAGTTCAGCCAATGGCTGCAAGCCTCCCTCGCCACGTTCGACTTTTATTTACCCTACGCCGAAGACCGCAACGGCGTTGCGGTGGAGCCCTGGCATATCAGCCATGCCCCCGTCAGTTCGCCTCTGCTGGCCCAACTGACGCCCGAGTTGCTCCATCGCACACTTCATGCCAGCCAAATCGCTGGAAAGTCGCAGATTTTGGCAAACCTTGATACGCTTTATACAAGGTACATTGCAAATGTCTGCGAGGTTTAAATGGCGGAATGGCTCCTCAACCCCTGGGTGATCACGATCATTATCGTCAGTGTGATCGTCAGTAACATTGCAGCAATCAAATACACGGCCAATATGAAATTTGGCTACCGGGACAAAGTCAAATACATGCAGGAGAAGCACAAGCGCGAACAAGCGCAGCAGGACGACCCGGAGAGCAGCGGCACCCACAGCGCCGAGCAAAGCAACGAAAGCGATCGCCGCGATCCCTGAGCACACTGAATCAAAAAACGTACTCAATAAAAAAAGCGAGCGTCAAATCGACACTCGCTTTTTTGTCTTCGCCATTCAGCTTACCGCCAGTTTTCCCAAGCACAAAGATAAGCGTAATCCACTTCACCCCGGAGCAATCAGCCCACAGTCAGTCTTGTGAGAACAAAGAACAAGCGCGGAGTTTACGGATGTAAATGAGCACTTGTGATGCCGTTATCGCAAGACTGACGACTGGCTGTTTGTTACGGGCGAGGCAGGTAATCTGCGACACCAACCCACTTGTAACTGGTCAGCTCTTCCAGCCCCATCGGGCCGCGGGCATGCAGTTTCTGGGTCGAGACCGCGACTTCCGCACCCAGGCCAAACTGCGCCCCGTCGGTAAAGCGGGTGGACGCATTGACGTACACCGCCGCAGAGCCGGCTGCATTGACAAACCGCTCGGCGGCCTGGAGGGTATTGGTCAGGATCGCATCAGAATGGCTGGCGTTATGCTTGCGCATGTGAACAATGGCCTCATCAACACCCTGAACCACTTTCACCCCGAGGGTGAAGCTGAGCCATTCGGTATCGAAATCCCCATCCGCCACGGGGCGTAGCGAAGCCGCCTTCCCTTCCAGCAGGGCAAGGCTGGTTTCATCAGCGACAAAGGTTACGTTCGACTGATTCAGGCGCTCGGCCAGACGCGGGAGAAACGCTTCCGCCACCGCTTCATGCACCAGCAGGGTATCCAAGGCATTACACGCCGATGGGCGCTGCACCTTGGCATTCTCGACCACATCGAGCGAGCGGGCCAAATCGGCGCTGTCATCCACATAGACGTGGCTGATGCCAAAACCACCGATGATCACCGGAATGGTGCTGTTTTCCTTGCACATTTTATGCAAGCCGGCACCACCGCGCGGAATGATCATATCGACGTACTGATCCATTTTCAGCAGTTGGGAAACCAGCTCGCGATCCGGCTTTTCGATATACTGTACCGATGCTGCCGGCAGCCCGGCTTTCTCAAGGGCTGTCTGGATCACCTTGACCAGCGCCATGTTGGAGTGGAAGGTTTCCCGACCACCACGCAGAATGCTGGCGTTGCCGGTTTTCAGACACAGCGCCGCAATATCGATGGTCACATTCGGACGGGCTTCATAGATCACCCCGACCACCCCCAACGGTACCCGGCGACGGCTCAGGCGCATCCCGTTTTCCAGCACTTTGCTGTCGAGCTCGGCGCCGACCGGATCATGGAGTCCAATCACATTGCGGACGTCATTGGCGATACCGCTCAGGCGTTCCTCGTTCAGCAACAGGCGATCCACCAGCGCCTCACTCATACCCGATGCCTTGGCCGCTTCAATATCCTGGGCATTGGCAGCCAGAATCGCATCACGATTGGCTTCCAGCTCATCAGCGATAATCGCCAGTGCCTGGTTCTTCTGTTTGGTGTCTGCCGTTGCCAGTTCAAACGCCGCCTGCTGCGCCGCTTTCCCCATCAGTTCAAGATCCACTGTGTATCCCCTATCCTTTAATTATTTGTTCACGCCGTACCTGTTTTCGGGCTGGGCCTGGTTTAAATCAGCACCAGATCGTCACGGTGAATGGCCACCGGACCGTATTCATATCCCAAGACCTGATGAATTTCCTGGCTGTGCTTGCCAGCAATTTTCGCCATATCCCGGCTCGAATACCGGCAGATCCCACGCGCTAGCAGGGTGCCCCGGGCATTGAAAATCCGGGTCACTTCCCCACGTTCAAACTGCCCTTTCACTTCCAGGATCCCTTTCGACAGCAAACTGCTGCCGCGCTGCTGCACCGCCATCGCTGCACCGTCATCAATCACAATATCGCCGGCTGGCGGCGGCCCGGCCAGGATCCAGCGCTTACGGCTTTCCAGCGGCGACTCCAATGGTAGGAAGCGGGTGCCCACCGACTCACCAAGGACCAGGTCGGCAATCACCTCCGGGCGACTGCCCGCGGCAATCACCACCTCAATCCCGGCGCGACGGGCAACATCAGCCGCCTGCAACTTGGTCGCCATACCGCCGGTCCCCAAGCCACCGACACTGCCGCCGGCCAGTTTGTGCAGGGTCTCATCAATGGTGTGCACTTCACGGATCAGCTCCGCATCCGGATTGCTGCGCGGATCGGCAGTAAACAAGCCTGGCTGATCAGTCAGCAGCAGCAGTTTATCTGCACTGGTTAAAATGCCGACCAGCGCGGATAAATTATCATTATCCCCCACTTTGATTTCTGTAGTCGCCACGGCATCGTTCTCATTGACCACCGGGATAATACCGTTATCGAGCAGGGCTACAATCATATCGCGAGCATTAAGGTAGCGTTCCCGATCGTCAAGATCAGCCCGGGTCAGCAGCATCTGCCCGACATGCAGCCCGTAAATCCCGAACAGGTGTTCCCACTCCTGGATCAGCCGGCTCTGGCCGACGGCTGCCAGCAATTGTTTACTGGCCATGGTCTTGGGCAACTCGGGATATCCCAGATGCTCGCGACCTGCTGCAATTGCACCGGATGTCACCAGGATCACCTTATGCCCCTGCTTACGCAGGGAAGCGCACTGGCGGACCAGCTCGACCATATGGGCCCGATCCAGCTGCAGGGTCCCACCGGTCAATACACTGGTGCCCAGTTTAATGACAATGGTTTGCTGAGGGGAATGAACCGACTGAGTGTCAGAAGCGTGCGCGCTTGAGAGGGTCTGCGCGGTCACCTGAATATGATTCGTCTCTGCCATTGGGATAAACAACTGTGATGAAAAAAGAATACCCGTTGTTTTATCAATCCCCTTGGTAGATCACAAGAAAAATGCGCCGGTAAAGCGCATTTATCAAGTCACTGGCTTGATCAGCGATGCTGCGTTCATCAGGCCGGGGTTCCCAGCTCGGCTTCTTCCAACTCTCTGGCCGGAGTCACCGTCAGATTCAGCTCATCCTGAAGCAAGCCCGTCAGCTTGGGGTAAAAGTCATTGAGGGTTTGCAGCA
It includes:
- the narQ gene encoding nitrate/nitrite two-component system sensor histidine kinase NarQ; translated protein: MKKRPLKPVTATIARAMLVILLLSVTTTSLALLTLASSLNDAEAINVSGSMRMQSYRLAYDIQTQSPLLPAHQAQFEQSLFSTSMAALDHWTVPDEIKHHYASLITRWESLHPLLHSGESQGFLDEMVSFVDDIDRFVFELQEFSEIKLQILSITGGLGLSLILLVALFTIHFTQRKIVSPLNQLVTASEQIQSGQFDVKLAVKSDNELGVLAGTFSQMATELGKLYRGLEKTVDEKTRRLRHANDSLQVLYQCSQELSVSRLSSQHFSAMLDTLINIEGLTAAKLVIDESNGRNTEITAGTPGDSTWHYQDLDLDGHILGQLWWQYTLPCPDKSLIDNLARTLARGIYYNRAQKQAEQLLLMEERATIARELHDSLAQSLSYLKIQMTLLKRQLDSRQHDSAMAIIGEIDQSLSGAYTQLRELLSTFRLTIKEANFGEALVEMLKPLDEQTDAMLIIENHLSSLNLDAHHQVHLLQLIREAVLNAIKHAGADEITVHCEQRGELVKIEVTDDGRGFDPADEKRNHYGLAIMTERASRLNGELSIHTTQGTGCKVALSFTLEPQGL
- a CDS encoding response regulator, whose amino-acid sequence is MTHWKLMIVDDHPLIRRGISQLLSFEPEFDIIAEASNGSDAVRLAGDHEPDLILLDLNMKGMSGLDTLRAMRAEGIAARIVVLTVSDSRADIRALVNAGADGYLLKDTEPDQLVELLKQALHGGKAYSDLVKEYLEDSTEDESLLDALTDREMQILREVAKGHRNRQIAESLYISEATVKVHMKSLLKKLQVKSRTAATVLYLETQGQ
- a CDS encoding winged helix-turn-helix domain-containing protein, producing the protein MELNPVFARRLYLALLVEQVERPNVPKLIEITGWPRRTIQDVLKALPGFGIELAFVQDGKRHNDGYYQLSDWGPFDLQWVVSKEQDIITSVSS
- the ompW gene encoding outer membrane protein OmpW; this encodes MKTTICAAAVLAAMTIAPQALAHQQGDILVRAGAATVSPNESSDDVLGFGEFGIDSDTQLGLTVGYMLTDNISVELLAATPFKHTVSLGPLGDIAEVEHLPPTLMLQYYFMDSNSKFRPYVGAGLNYTTFFNEDFNSQAKGLGLDNLSLDDSWGLAANVGLDYRVKDNWYLGASVWYADIETDVTFNAGADKVSINTEIDPWVFMLSAGYSF
- a CDS encoding ArsC family reductase codes for the protein MSTIAYGIKNCDTIKKMKKWLEAENIDYRFHDYRVDGLDPALLETFEAQLGWEAMVNKRGTTYRQLSDEQKSGLNRDTALALMLEHPAMIKRPLLVHDDSYHLGFKPEQYQAIFHANQ
- the dapE gene encoding succinyl-diaminopimelate desuccinylase, producing the protein MSDSPVIALAKDLISRISVTPEDAGCQDVMIERLEKLGFNIETMIFEDTTNLWARRGTEAPLLVFAGHTDVVPAGPSELWHTPPFEPTIIDGYLHGRGAADMKGSLACFVVAIERFLAENPDHPGSIGLLITSDEEGPFINGTTRVIDTLEARNEKIDMCIVGEPSSTHFVGDVVKNGRRGSITGDITIKGTQGHVAYPHLADNPVHRAMPALAELAATTWDNGNDYFPPTSFQIANLQAGTGASNVIPGEFHVQFNFRFSTELTADDIKRKVHSVLDAHGLDYDLKWTFSGHPFLTDEGTLLEAAVEAIEEVNHQKPELLTTGGTSDGRFIARTGAQVVELGPVNATIHKVNECVKVADLEKLTDMYQKILEKSL
- a CDS encoding M15 family metallopeptidase: MTAPTDARPLTAGQLTGQSETHLVSHQQYQLHRETRPALQALQQAAKEAGFDLKIASAFRSFERQLMIWNHKFDGNRPLLDSNSQPVDAAALSEIERIHTIMRWSALPGASRHHWGTDLDVYAANCLPDGASLQLEPWEYAPGGHQAEFSQWLQASLATFDFYLPYAEDRNGVAVEPWHISHAPVSSPLLAQLTPELLHRTLHASQIAGKSQILANLDTLYTRYIANVCEV
- a CDS encoding DUF2897 family protein, translated to MAEWLLNPWVITIIIVSVIVSNIAAIKYTANMKFGYRDKVKYMQEKHKREQAQQDDPESSGTHSAEQSNESDRRDP
- a CDS encoding glutamate-5-semialdehyde dehydrogenase, which gives rise to MDLELMGKAAQQAAFELATADTKQKNQALAIIADELEANRDAILAANAQDIEAAKASGMSEALVDRLLLNEERLSGIANDVRNVIGLHDPVGAELDSKVLENGMRLSRRRVPLGVVGVIYEARPNVTIDIAALCLKTGNASILRGGRETFHSNMALVKVIQTALEKAGLPAASVQYIEKPDRELVSQLLKMDQYVDMIIPRGGAGLHKMCKENSTIPVIIGGFGISHVYVDDSADLARSLDVVENAKVQRPSACNALDTLLVHEAVAEAFLPRLAERLNQSNVTFVADETSLALLEGKAASLRPVADGDFDTEWLSFTLGVKVVQGVDEAIVHMRKHNASHSDAILTNTLQAAERFVNAAGSAAVYVNASTRFTDGAQFGLGAEVAVSTQKLHARGPMGLEELTSYKWVGVADYLPRP
- the proB gene encoding glutamate 5-kinase, giving the protein MAETNHIQVTAQTLSSAHASDTQSVHSPQQTIVIKLGTSVLTGGTLQLDRAHMVELVRQCASLRKQGHKVILVTSGAIAAGREHLGYPELPKTMASKQLLAAVGQSRLIQEWEHLFGIYGLHVGQMLLTRADLDDRERYLNARDMIVALLDNGIIPVVNENDAVATTEIKVGDNDNLSALVGILTSADKLLLLTDQPGLFTADPRSNPDAELIREVHTIDETLHKLAGGSVGGLGTGGMATKLQAADVARRAGIEVVIAAGSRPEVIADLVLGESVGTRFLPLESPLESRKRWILAGPPPAGDIVIDDGAAMAVQQRGSSLLSKGILEVKGQFERGEVTRIFNARGTLLARGICRYSSRDMAKIAGKHSQEIHQVLGYEYGPVAIHRDDLVLI